In the Acropora muricata isolate sample 2 chromosome 1, ASM3666990v1, whole genome shotgun sequence genome, one interval contains:
- the LOC136923112 gene encoding uncharacterized protein, with protein MSEEILRLRAKRAGNRGVVTKLIGQVETIFGKGPEELDAKTRDQLKRIDVMLSEKLTLLNGLDEQILAVCKVEEIEKEIDETETFKMRIMDTRADISTRTTPPATKVFLSETTAPPAQFHTHVESPEHPPASSGFTNQGIQPFANPFSSHQSTLKAKLPKLTLPKFRGSITNWISFWDAYNSAVHDNAMLSKVDKFNYLNSLLEGEAKRSIQGLTLSESNYDSAVEILHERFGKPQQIISAHMDEIVKLPPSTSDRPSSLRFVYDKLSVHVRGLKSLGVSAEQYGSLLIPIVMSKLPDDVRLQIARNTKEEIWKIEDLLETIKIEMRAREASEGNRVTPDSTKKPQLSNRPPFKPKETPTSSTFLSNQGLQGGQKFTIRCAYCEEFHYSASCPRVVDPAKRKEILLRKHRCLICLRDGHRASECQTTKTCRHCNKRHHQSICDQSAPNQETSTTSIANDKSENSQVTATAALRKKGTVLLQTATAVATNEDGTKMTKARILFDSGSHRSYVTNDLKSRLKLKSYKTEMLNLNTFGEQKYRKQSCELVKVLIRNPGLNEEVEISALSFPVICSSLQSKVDINKFPQLETLELADDFNDGNNDSIDILIGSDNYWNIVHGETIRCESGPIAISSKLGWLLSGPGGESVGNATVSNLVITGELADYPFYTNEHDQLVNTLKHFWETESIGIKPEQVEESTRNSFIKDLSYDGKRYVVGLPWKEEREAIPSEYQLSRNRLNSLHHKLRRDQELLNEYDKIIREQLQLGIIEEVKPEADDKFSETVHYLPHHAVLRRDRETTKVRVVYDGSAKSPENKYSLNDCLEVGPNLIPQLFDVLVKFRSDPIALTADIEKAFLMVSMNEASKDMLRFLWFKNPSEITPEVIQLRFCRLVFGLRPSPAILGSTIRHHLDSCEKLNPELGDVINLLRERLYVDDFLGGADSTEKAREIYKNSKDIMSKGGFNLRKWNSNSEEVIDMINSAEKSRETFTPKSVDFTQDDESFAKSMVGPAVNQDGKFVKVLGVNWNTKADEFLFNFTELVKFANTLPVTKRSLLKISAKVFDPLGFLSPYVIQLKCMFQELCAEKIDWDQELHGNWLSKWTSFLSELESLNKVRIPRCYFITTSKPNSVQLRAFAWNERSRNDRLFNLVEWC; from the coding sequence ATGAGCGAGGAGATCCTTCGACTGCGTGCGAAGCGCGCTGGAAACAGAGGGGTCGTAACCAAACTTATAGGACAAGTCGAAACAATCTTCGGAAAAGGTCCTGAAGAGTTGGATGCGAAAACGAGAGACCAACTTAAGAGAATCGATGTGATGTTAAGCGAAAAGCTGACATTGTTAAACGGGCTCGACGAGCAAATACTCGCCGTATGCAAAGTGGAGGAAATCGAAAAGGAAATCGACGAGACCGAAACATTCAAAATGCGCATCATGGACACGAGAGCGGACATTTCAACGAGGACAACGCCTCCTGCAACGAAAGTATTTCTTAGTGAAACTACCGCACCTCCAGCACAATTTCATACGCATGTAGAGTCGCCAGAACATCCTCCAGCGTCTTCAGGATTTACCAATCAAGGAATACAACCCTTTGCGAATCCCTTCAGCTCACATCAGTCTACGTTGAAAGCAAAATTGCCGAAGCTTACCCTACCCAAATTCCGGGGTTCAATAACTAACTGGATCAGTTTCTGGGATGCTTACAATTCTGCGGTTCACGACAATGCAATGTTGTCTAAAGTTGACAAATTCAATTACTTAAATTCCCTCTTGGAAGGAGAAGCGAAGCGATCAATTCAAGGCCTTACTTTGTCAGAGTCAAATTACGATTCAGCGGTGGAAATTCTTCATGAGCGCTTCGGGAAACCCCAGCAAATAATATCTGCCCACATGGATGAGATTGTAAAATTACCGCCGAGTACAAGTGATCGACCATCTTCGCTCCGCTTCGTCTACGATAAATTAAGTGTTCATGTGAGAGGATTGAAGTCTCTCGGTGTGTCAGCTGAACAATATGGTAGTTTACTAATCCCTATTGTTATGTCGAAGCTTCCTGACGACGTTCGTTTACAGATTGCACGAAACACCAAAGAAGAAATCTGGAAAATCGAGGATTTACTTGAAACAATTAAGATTGAAATGAGAGCTCGGGAAGCGAGTGAAGGAAATCGAGTTACACCCGATTCTACAAAAAAGCCACAGCTATCAAACCGTCCACCGTTCAAGCCAAAGGAAACACCCACCTCTTCAACATTTCTGTCCAACCAAGGTCTACAAGGCGGCCAAAAATTCACTATCCGTTGCGCATACTGCGAAGAATTTCACTACTCTGCATCTTGTCCAAGAGTAGTCGACCCCGCAAAACGAAAGGAAATTCTACTACGAAAGCATCGATGTCTTATCTGTCTTAGAGATGGGCATCGTGCCAGCGAGTGCCAGACGACTAAAACATGTCGCCATTGTAACAAACGTCACCATCAGTCCATCTGCGATCAAAGCGCACCAAATCAAGAAACGAGCACTACCTCTATCGCAAACGACAAATCTGAGAATTCCCAAGTAACTGCGACAGCAGCTTTACGAAAAAAAGGAACAGTGCTTCTACAAACCGCGACAGCTGTGGCCACCAATGAGGACGGCACCAAAATGACAAAGGCGAGAATTCTCTTCGATAGTGGTAGTCATCGTTCTTATGTCACCAATGATTTAAAGTCACGATTAAAACTAAAGTCCTACAAAACCGAGATGCTGAATTTAAACACTTTCGGGGAGCAGAAATACCGAAAGCAAAGCTGCGAATTAGTGAAAGTTCTTATCAGGAACCCTGGGCTTAATGAAGAAGTAGAAATCTCTGCGTTAAGTTTTCCTGTCATATGTTCCTCTTTACAAAGCAAAGTGGATATCAACAAGTTTCCACAACTCGAGACCCTGGAGTTAGCCGACGATTTCAACGATGGAAATAATGATTCAATAGACATACTGATTGGGTCTGACAATTACTGGAACATCGTGCATGGCGAAACGATTCGATGCGAATCTGGCCCTATTGCGATTAGCAGCAAACTTGGATGGCTTTTGTCCGGTCCAGGTGGAGAGTCGGTTGGTAACGCCACTGTCTCCAATCTCGTTATTACAGGCGAATTAGCTGATTATCCCTTTTACACGAATGAACACGACCAGCTGGTGAACACTTTGAAGCATTTCTGGGAAACCGAATCGATTGGAATTAAGCCTGAACAAGTTGAAGAATCGACGAGAAATTCGTTCATCAAGGATCTGAGTTACGATGGAAAACGTTATGTCGTCGGTCTACCCTGGAAAGAAGAGAGAGAGGCAATTCCAAGTGAATACCAATTGAGCCGCAATCGTTTGAATTCATTACATCACAAGCTACGACGAGATCAAGAGTTACTAAACGAATACGATAAAATCATCAGAGAGCAGCTACAACTAGGTATCATCGAAGAAGTAAAGCCTGAAGCGGACGACAAATTCAGCGAAACCGTGCATTATTTACCCCATCACGCAGTTCTTCGTCGAGATAGAGAGACAACCAAGGTTCGAGTAGTCTACGATGGCTCCGCAAAGTCGCCTGAAAACAAGTACTCCTTAAACGATTGCTTAGAAGTTGGACCAAACCTCATCCCGCAATTATTTGATGTTCTCGTAAAGTTCAGGTCCGACCCAATTGCCCTAACTGCTGATATCGAGAAAGCCTTCCTCATGGTCTCAATGAACGAAGCAAGCAAGGACATGCTGCGGTTCCTGTGGTTTAAAAACCCGAGCGAAATTACTCCCGAAGTCATTCAGCTTCGATTCTGCCGGTTGGTCTTTGGTCTCAGGCCTTCACCTGCGATACTTGGTTCCACCATTCGTCATCACTTGGATTCTTGCGAGAAATTAAACCCCGAGCTAGGCGACGTAATCAATTTGCTGAGAGAGCGCTTGTATGTGGATGATTTTCTGGGAGGAGCGGATTCAACAGAGAAAGCCCGAGAAATCTACAAGAACTCGAAAGACATCATGTCTAAAGGTGGATTCAATTTAAGAAAATGGAACTCAAACAGCGAAGAAGTAATTGACATGATCAATTCAGCAGAGAAATCTCGGGAAACATTTACACCGAAGTCAGTCGATTTTACACAAGACGACGAGTCCTTCGCGAAGTCAATGGTTGGTCCAGCCGTTAATCAAGATGGGAAGTTCGTGAAAGTCCTTGGTGTCAATTGGAATACCAAAGCCGACGAATTTCTCTTCAACTTCACCGAGTTAGTCAAGTTTGCTAACACATTGCCCGTCACGAAAAGGTCACTATTGAAGATTAGTGCAAAGGTTTTCGACCCGCTGGGTTTTCTTAGCCCTTACGTAATACAATTAAAGTGCATGTTCCAGGAACTGTGCGCCGAAAAAATCGACTGGGACCAAGAGTTACATGGAAACTGGCTATCGAAATGGACATCGTTCCTGTCCGAACTGGAATCGTTGAACAAAGTCAGAATCCCGAGATGTTATTTCATCACGACTTCAAAGCCCAATTCTGTCCAGCTACGTGCCTTCGCGTGGAATGAACGGTCACGAAATGATCGACTGTTCAACCTGGTGGAATGGTGCTAA
- the LOC136923116 gene encoding uncharacterized protein, with protein sequence MLEVVKNPPEVTHVLAASEKKPASIDRTEIIKCEEFGTRDSLLRVTAYVMHFINNVRRKVKHKVNKRKQDEILEVCRDEQLCADEINHAETYWVRTIQANSFSSEIQFLRNGNQSKPRRVEQFTLFLDEKQILRCRGRINNSSLPPSSKNPILLPSSHPYVDLLIRHTHERVKHSAVTNTLTTLRESFWILKGRQAVKNVLKRCVTCRKLEGLPYSSYSSPHLPSFQVSDDPPFTHTGLDFAGPLYTQPDGNQEKENAKCYVCLFTCASSRAVHLELLRSLTVESFLLAFRRFASRRGLPATLISDNAKTFKGSSKEVQKIARSKDVMRYLSNNRVSWKFIVEKAPWWGGFWERLIQSVKRCLEKSIGRTTLSYDELQTLLIEVETVVNCRPLTYVEDDHDGVTYALSPSHLIHVRRITSTPNGGHFEVVSTNASLTRRAKHHRHLLHQFTTQWRKTYLTNLRENHALKSTIRRGPEIAVGDIVILKSDSSNRMFWKLAKVEELLPGRDGFVRAAIVKVANIDKRPRLMRRSVKHLYAIEVNAKDDELSGEIVDKPSQECTTPNSRPRRRAAVVADILRKLRS encoded by the coding sequence ATGTTGGAAGTCGTAAAAAATCCACCCGAAGTAACGCACGTATTGGCAGCCTCTGAGAAAAAACCCGCTTCGATTGACCGCACCGAAATTATCAAGTGTGAAGAATTTGGCACCCGCGACTCTTTGTTACGTGTGACCGCGTACGTAATGCATTTCATCAACAATGTCAGACGCAAGGTCAAACACAAGGTCAATAAACGTAAACAAGACGAAATTCTAGAAGTGTGCCGAGACGAACAGCTTTGCGCCGATGAAATCAACCACGCCGAGACCTACTGGGTACGAACGATTCAAGCCAACTCATTTTCCAGTGAAATCCAATTTCTACGAAATGGAAATCAATCGAAGCCCAGACGAGTAGAACAATTCACGTTGTTTCTTGACGAGAAACAAATTTTGCGCTGTCGCGGCAGAATTAACAACTCTTCCTTGCCGCCATCAAGCAAAAATCCAATCTTGTTGCCTTCAAGTCATCCTTACGTCGATTTGCTCATTCGCCACACGCACGAACGCGTAAAGCACAGCGCAGTGACCAACACGCTTACCACACTCCGAGAAAGCTTTTGGATTTTAAAGGGACGTCAAGCCGTGAAAAATGTGTtgaagcgttgcgtgacatgcCGAAAACTCGAAGGACTTCCGTACTCGTCGTACAGTTCTCCCCACCTCCCAAGCTTCCAAGTATCGGACGATCCACCATTTACACACACTGGATTGGACTTTGCTGGACCCTTATACACCCAACCAGACGGAAATCAAGAGAAAGAAAACGCCAAATGTTATGTCTGTTTATTCACTTGCGCATCCTCAAGAGCTGTTCACCTTGAGTTATTACGAAGTCTAACCGTGGAGTCGTTTTTACTAGCCTTCCGACGATTTGCCAGCCGCCGAGGATTGCCGGCTACATTGATCTCAGACAACGCAAAAACTTTCAAGGGATCGTCCAAAGAAGTTCAAAAAATCGCTCGATCGAAAGATGTTATGCGCTATCTGTCAAACAACAGAGTATCATGGAAGTTCATAGTTGAAAAGGCTCCTTGGTGGGGTGGATTCTGGGAGCGCCTGATACAGAGTGTGAAAAGATGTTTAGAAAAGTCCATTGGAAGAACAACCCTGAGTTATGACGAGTTGCAGACGCTATTGATCGAAGTAGAGACCGTTGTAAATTGCAGGCCTTTGACATACGTGGAAGACGATCACGATGGCGTAACATATGCCTTGAGTCCCTCACATCTCATCCATGTACGACGCATCACAAGTACGCCCAATGGTGGACACTTTGAAGTTGTCAGCACAAATGCGTCTTTAACGCGAAGAGCCAAGCACCACCGTCATCTTCTCCATCAGTTTACTACCCAGTGGAGAAAAACGTACTTAACAAATTTGCGAGAAAACCATGCCCTTAAGTCAACAATTCGCCGAGGACCGGAAATTGCTGTTGGCGATATTGTTATCTTGAAAAGCGATTCATCGAACCGGATGTTTTGGAAACTAGCGAAGGTGGAAGAGCTGTTACCGGGTAGAGATGGCTTCGTCAGAGCTGCAATAGTCAAAGTAGCGAACATTGATAAAAGGCCTCGTTTGATGAGAAGAAGCGTGAAACATTTGTATGCGATCGAGGTAAATGCAAAGGACGACGAACTAAGTGGAGAAATCGTTGATAAGCCTTCACAGGAGTGCACCACTCCGAACTCTAGGCCACGTCGTCGTGCTGCGGTTGTCGCCGACATTTTGCGAAAATTACGGTCGTAG
- the LOC136923102 gene encoding ATP-dependent DNA helicase PIF1-like — translation MVLVGEFLQLRPVRNCFDEGNFMFLAPIFRAATRHRFELKQIIRQSPEHQMFLSCLKEVRLRQCSTATEDYLRTLSRPLAEEKERNATHIFFRKIPALLHNRSTLASLPGEMCSFEAICDSDGWMNWPGQNMLQLKEGCRVMLIWNKLDMLKNGSMGIFKGIEKETLRVDFDNVGVVLISRETWCRRNRQGDIVGMVTQYPLVLAYGVTCHKSQGLTLSSETVHCTGEFVPGLIHVAVSHVKKTDDLQVVNCDRKQLLKPPKQVIEICSSGHVCEPVADLLCCRYKELKDDQFLDIFGRAQRERGLKD, via the coding sequence ATGGTACTGGTGGGTGAATTTCTCCAGCTAAGACCGGTTCGTAATTGTTTCGATGAGGGAAATTTTATGTTTCTGGCTCCTATATTTCGGGCCGCCACTAGACATCGATTTGAATTGAAGCAAATTATCAGGCAGTCACCAGAACACCaaatgtttttgtcttgtttgaaGGAAGTACGTCTTAGGCAGTGCTCAACAGCCACTGAAGATTACCTCAGAACTCTTTCACGTCCACTAGCTGAAGAAAAAGAGCGTAACGCAACGCACATCTTTTTTAGGAAGATACCTGCCTTGCTTCATAATAGGTCAACACTTGCTTCTTTACCCGGTGAAATGTGTAGCTTCGAAGCAATATGCGATAGCGATGGGTGGATGAATTGGCCTGGGCAGAACATGCTTCAGCTTAAGGAAGGCTGCCGTGTTATGCTGATTTGGAACAAGTTGGATATGTTGAAAAATGGATCAATGGGAATTTTTAAAGGCATTGAAAAAGAAACACTACGAGTTGATTTCGATAATGTTGGAGTTGTTTTGATCAGTAGGGAGACTTGGTGTAGACGAAACCGTCAAGGAGACATTGTCGGTATGGTTACGCAATACCCCTTGGTACTGGCGTATGGGGTTACCTGCCACAAGTCTCAAGGACTGACTCTATCATCAGAAACAGTTCACTGTACTGGGGAGTTTGTGCCAGGGCTTATACACGTGGCTGtctcacatgtgaaaaaaacagATGATCTGCAAGTGGTAAATTGCGACAGAAAGCAGCTGCTGAAGCCTCCAAAACAGGTCATAGAAATTTGTTCCAGTGGGCATGTGTGTGAGCCTGTCGCAGACCTCTTGTGTTGTAGATATAAAGAACTTAAAGACGACCAGTTTTTAGACATTTTTGGGAGAGCTCAAAGAGAGAGAGGATTGAAAGATTGA